The Benincasa hispida cultivar B227 chromosome 9, ASM972705v1, whole genome shotgun sequence genome has a segment encoding these proteins:
- the LOC120085871 gene encoding uncharacterized oxidoreductase At1g06690, chloroplastic-like isoform X3 produces MAVHLSSVCLSIPPMNRSRVYRVRAVASEDYGTLTSQEDKVKLGGSELKVSRLGIGAWAWGDNSYWNNFGWNDRMMKAAKAAFNASVDRGITFIDTAEVYGSSYALGAISSETLLGRFIKEKKAVDPGVEVAVATKFAALPWRFGRQSVICALKDSLSRLGLASVDLYQLHWPGIWGNEGYIDGLGDAVEQGLVKAVGVSNYSEKRLREAHKKLKKRGIPLASNQVNYSLIYRLPEENGVKAACDELGITLIAYSPIAQGVLTGKYTPANPPTGPRGRIYTPEFLTKLQPLLNRIRNIGQNYNKTPTQC; encoded by the exons ATGGCGGTGCATTTAAGTTCCGTCTGTTtatcaattcctccaatgaATCGCAGTAGAGTTTACAGAGTTAGGGCTGTGGCTTCTGAGGATTATGGCACATTGACATCACAGGAAGATAAGGTGAAATTGGGTGGTTCTGAACTGAAAGTCAGTAGGCTTGGAATTGGAGCTTGGGCTTGGGGAGATAACAGCTATTGGAATAACTTTGGATGGAATG ATAGGATGATGAAGGCTGCTAAGGCTGCGTTTAATGCCAGCGTTGACCGCGGCATTACCTTCATTGATACTGCTGAAGTATATGGCTCCTCG TATGCTTTAGGTGCTATAAGTTCAGAAACTCTTCTAGGAAG atttattaaagaaaagaagGCAGTGGATCCGGGAGTAGAAGTTGCAGTTGCTACAAAATTTGCTGCTTTGCCGTGGAGGTTTGGTCGTCAAAGTGTCATATGCGCCCTTAAGGATTCCCTCTCTCGCCTTGGTCTTGCATCGGTCGACCTATATCAACTTCATTG GCCTGGAATATGGGGAAATGAAG GGTATATTGATGGTCTTGGAGATGCTGTTGAGCAGGGACTTGTGAAGGCTGTTGGTGTTTCAAATTACAGCG AGAAGCGACTTCGAGAAGCTCATAAGAAGCTCAAGAAAAGAGGTATTCCACTAGCTTCAAACCAGGTGAATTATAGCCTCATCTACAGATTACCAGAAGAAAACGGTGTGAAGGCTGCCTGTGACGAACTTGGAATCACCTTAATTGCTTATTCGCCTATTGCTCAAG GCGTTCTCACGGGAAAGTACACTCCTGCAAATCCTCCAACTGGTCCTCGAGGCCGAATCTATACTCCAGAGTTTTTAACGAAG CTCCAACCTCTTCTGAACCGGATACGCAACATAGGACAAAACTACAATAAAACACCCACACAG
- the LOC120086727 gene encoding uncharacterized oxidoreductase At1g06690, chloroplastic-like isoform X2 produces the protein MAVLFHYGGCFFSINGRGGVSRVRRRAVAAANSEEYGKLEEKVKLGGSEVKVSRLGIGAWSWGDNIYWNWNNCFQWDDRKLKAAKAAFNASIDHGITFIDTAEIYGAPYTLGAINSETLVGRFIKEKKGKDPGFEVTVATKFAVLPWRLGRQSVISVLKDSLYRLGLESVDLYQLHWPGIWGNEEYIDGLGDAVEQGLVKAVGVSNYNEKRLRDAYEKLKKRGIPLASNQVNYSLIYRAPEENGVKDACDELGVTLIAYAPLAQGVLTGKYTATNPPIGPRSLIYSSEFVTKLQPLLNRIRDIGEKYNKSPTQVVLNWLIAQENVVPIPGAKNAEQAIEFVGALGWRISNEEINELRSLASKLQPVFGLPFEIL, from the exons ATGGCGGTGCTCTTCCATTACGGCGGCTGCTTCTTTTCAATAAATGGCCGCGGCGGAGTTTCGAGAGTGAGGCGAAGGGCAGTAGCGGCAGCTAATTCCGAGGAGTACGGCAAATTGGAAGAGAAAGTGAAGTTGGGGGGCTCTGAAGTGAAGGTCAGTAGGCTTGGAATTGGAGCTTGGTCTTGGGGAGATAACATCTACTGGAATTGGAATAATTGCTTTCAATGGGATG ATAGGAAGCTGAAGGCTGCTAAAGCTGCATTTAATGCTAGTATTGACCATGGCATTACCTTCATTGATACTGCTGAAATTTATGGCGCCCCA TACACATTAGGTGCTATAAATTCAGAAACTCTTGTAGGAAG ATTCATTAAGGAAAAGAAGGGTAAGGATCCTGGATTTGAGGTTACAGTTGCTACCAAATTTGCTGTCTTGCCGTGGAGGCTCGGTCGTCAGAGCGTCATAAGTGTTCTCAAGGATTCGCTCTATCGTCTCGGTCTCGAATCAGTTGACCTGTATCAACTTCATTG GCCTGGAATATGGGGAAATGAAG AGTATATTGATGGTCTTGGAGATGCTGTTGAGCAGGGACTTGTGAAGGCTGTTGGTGTTTCAAATTACAATG AGAAGCGACTTCGAGATGCTTATGAGAAACTCAAGAAAAGAGGTATTCCACTAGCTTCAAACCAAGTGAATTACAGCCTCATATATAGAGCACCAGAAGAAAACGGTGTGAAGGACGCTTGTGATGAACTTGGAGTCACCTTAATTGCTTATGCACCTTTAGCTCAAG GCGTTCTAACGGGAAAGTATACAGCAACAAATCCTCCAATTGGCCCTCGATCCCTAATTTACTCTTCAGAGTTTGTAACAAAG CTTCAACCTTTGTTGAATCGGATAAGAGACATAGGAGAGAAGTACAATAAATCCCCCACGCAA GTAGTGTTGAACTGGTTGATAGCACAAGAAAACGTGGTGCCGATCCCGGGAGCCAAAAATGCAGAACAAGCTATTGAATTTGTAGGTGCATTGGGTTGGAGAATCTCCAACGAAGAAATAAATGAACTTCGCTCCTTGGCTTCAAAACTTCAACCTGTTTTTGGTCTTCCTTTTGAGATACTCTAA
- the LOC120086727 gene encoding uncharacterized oxidoreductase At1g06690, chloroplastic-like isoform X1, with the protein MAVLFHYGGCFFSINGRGGVSRVRRRAVAAANSEEYGKLEEKVKLGGSEVKVSRLGIGAWSWGDNIYWNWNNCFQWDGVASDRKLKAAKAAFNASIDHGITFIDTAEIYGAPYTLGAINSETLVGRFIKEKKGKDPGFEVTVATKFAVLPWRLGRQSVISVLKDSLYRLGLESVDLYQLHWPGIWGNEEYIDGLGDAVEQGLVKAVGVSNYNEKRLRDAYEKLKKRGIPLASNQVNYSLIYRAPEENGVKDACDELGVTLIAYAPLAQGVLTGKYTATNPPIGPRSLIYSSEFVTKLQPLLNRIRDIGEKYNKSPTQVVLNWLIAQENVVPIPGAKNAEQAIEFVGALGWRISNEEINELRSLASKLQPVFGLPFEIL; encoded by the exons ATGGCGGTGCTCTTCCATTACGGCGGCTGCTTCTTTTCAATAAATGGCCGCGGCGGAGTTTCGAGAGTGAGGCGAAGGGCAGTAGCGGCAGCTAATTCCGAGGAGTACGGCAAATTGGAAGAGAAAGTGAAGTTGGGGGGCTCTGAAGTGAAGGTCAGTAGGCTTGGAATTGGAGCTTGGTCTTGGGGAGATAACATCTACTGGAATTGGAATAATTGCTTTCAATGGGATG GTGTGGCATCAGATAGGAAGCTGAAGGCTGCTAAAGCTGCATTTAATGCTAGTATTGACCATGGCATTACCTTCATTGATACTGCTGAAATTTATGGCGCCCCA TACACATTAGGTGCTATAAATTCAGAAACTCTTGTAGGAAG ATTCATTAAGGAAAAGAAGGGTAAGGATCCTGGATTTGAGGTTACAGTTGCTACCAAATTTGCTGTCTTGCCGTGGAGGCTCGGTCGTCAGAGCGTCATAAGTGTTCTCAAGGATTCGCTCTATCGTCTCGGTCTCGAATCAGTTGACCTGTATCAACTTCATTG GCCTGGAATATGGGGAAATGAAG AGTATATTGATGGTCTTGGAGATGCTGTTGAGCAGGGACTTGTGAAGGCTGTTGGTGTTTCAAATTACAATG AGAAGCGACTTCGAGATGCTTATGAGAAACTCAAGAAAAGAGGTATTCCACTAGCTTCAAACCAAGTGAATTACAGCCTCATATATAGAGCACCAGAAGAAAACGGTGTGAAGGACGCTTGTGATGAACTTGGAGTCACCTTAATTGCTTATGCACCTTTAGCTCAAG GCGTTCTAACGGGAAAGTATACAGCAACAAATCCTCCAATTGGCCCTCGATCCCTAATTTACTCTTCAGAGTTTGTAACAAAG CTTCAACCTTTGTTGAATCGGATAAGAGACATAGGAGAGAAGTACAATAAATCCCCCACGCAA GTAGTGTTGAACTGGTTGATAGCACAAGAAAACGTGGTGCCGATCCCGGGAGCCAAAAATGCAGAACAAGCTATTGAATTTGTAGGTGCATTGGGTTGGAGAATCTCCAACGAAGAAATAAATGAACTTCGCTCCTTGGCTTCAAAACTTCAACCTGTTTTTGGTCTTCCTTTTGAGATACTCTAA
- the LOC120086727 gene encoding uncharacterized oxidoreductase At1g06690, chloroplastic-like isoform X3 has product MAVLFHYGGCFFSINGRGGVSRVRRRAVAAANSEEYGKLEEKVKLGGSEVKVSRLGIGAWSWGDNIYWNWNNCFQWDGVASDRKLKAAKAAFNASIDHGITFIDTAEIYGAPYTLGAINSETLVGRFIKEKKGKDPGFEVTVATKFAVLPWRLGRQSVISVLKDSLYRLGLESVDLYQLHWPGIWGNEEYIDGLGDAVEQGLVKAVGVSNYNEKRLRDAYEKLKKRGIPLASNQVNYSLIYRAPEENGVKDACDELGVTLIAYAPLAQGVLTGKYTATNPPIGPRSLIYSSEFVTKLQPLLNRIRDIGEKYNKSPTQVHNSIRAEKSV; this is encoded by the exons ATGGCGGTGCTCTTCCATTACGGCGGCTGCTTCTTTTCAATAAATGGCCGCGGCGGAGTTTCGAGAGTGAGGCGAAGGGCAGTAGCGGCAGCTAATTCCGAGGAGTACGGCAAATTGGAAGAGAAAGTGAAGTTGGGGGGCTCTGAAGTGAAGGTCAGTAGGCTTGGAATTGGAGCTTGGTCTTGGGGAGATAACATCTACTGGAATTGGAATAATTGCTTTCAATGGGATG GTGTGGCATCAGATAGGAAGCTGAAGGCTGCTAAAGCTGCATTTAATGCTAGTATTGACCATGGCATTACCTTCATTGATACTGCTGAAATTTATGGCGCCCCA TACACATTAGGTGCTATAAATTCAGAAACTCTTGTAGGAAG ATTCATTAAGGAAAAGAAGGGTAAGGATCCTGGATTTGAGGTTACAGTTGCTACCAAATTTGCTGTCTTGCCGTGGAGGCTCGGTCGTCAGAGCGTCATAAGTGTTCTCAAGGATTCGCTCTATCGTCTCGGTCTCGAATCAGTTGACCTGTATCAACTTCATTG GCCTGGAATATGGGGAAATGAAG AGTATATTGATGGTCTTGGAGATGCTGTTGAGCAGGGACTTGTGAAGGCTGTTGGTGTTTCAAATTACAATG AGAAGCGACTTCGAGATGCTTATGAGAAACTCAAGAAAAGAGGTATTCCACTAGCTTCAAACCAAGTGAATTACAGCCTCATATATAGAGCACCAGAAGAAAACGGTGTGAAGGACGCTTGTGATGAACTTGGAGTCACCTTAATTGCTTATGCACCTTTAGCTCAAG GCGTTCTAACGGGAAAGTATACAGCAACAAATCCTCCAATTGGCCCTCGATCCCTAATTTACTCTTCAGAGTTTGTAACAAAG CTTCAACCTTTGTTGAATCGGATAAGAGACATAGGAGAGAAGTACAATAAATCCCCCACGCAA GTCCACAACTcaatcagggcggagaaatcgGTTTGA
- the LOC120086727 gene encoding uncharacterized oxidoreductase At1g06690, chloroplastic-like isoform X4, with the protein MAVLFHYGGCFFSINGRGGVSRVRRRAVAAANSEEYGKLEEKVKLGGSEVKVSRLGIGAWSWGDNIYWNWNNCFQWDGVASDRKLKAAKAAFNASIDHGITFIDTAEIYGAPYTLGAINSETLVGRFIKEKKGKDPGFEVTVATKFAVLPWRLGRQSVISVLKDSLYRLGLESVDLYQLHWPGIWGNEEYIDGLGDAVEQGLVKAVGVSNYNEKRLRDAYEKLKKRGIPLASNQVNYSLIYRAPEENGVKDACDELGVTLIAYAPLAQGVLTGKYTATNPPIGPRSLIYSSEFVTKLQPLLNRIRDIGEKYNKSPTQM; encoded by the exons ATGGCGGTGCTCTTCCATTACGGCGGCTGCTTCTTTTCAATAAATGGCCGCGGCGGAGTTTCGAGAGTGAGGCGAAGGGCAGTAGCGGCAGCTAATTCCGAGGAGTACGGCAAATTGGAAGAGAAAGTGAAGTTGGGGGGCTCTGAAGTGAAGGTCAGTAGGCTTGGAATTGGAGCTTGGTCTTGGGGAGATAACATCTACTGGAATTGGAATAATTGCTTTCAATGGGATG GTGTGGCATCAGATAGGAAGCTGAAGGCTGCTAAAGCTGCATTTAATGCTAGTATTGACCATGGCATTACCTTCATTGATACTGCTGAAATTTATGGCGCCCCA TACACATTAGGTGCTATAAATTCAGAAACTCTTGTAGGAAG ATTCATTAAGGAAAAGAAGGGTAAGGATCCTGGATTTGAGGTTACAGTTGCTACCAAATTTGCTGTCTTGCCGTGGAGGCTCGGTCGTCAGAGCGTCATAAGTGTTCTCAAGGATTCGCTCTATCGTCTCGGTCTCGAATCAGTTGACCTGTATCAACTTCATTG GCCTGGAATATGGGGAAATGAAG AGTATATTGATGGTCTTGGAGATGCTGTTGAGCAGGGACTTGTGAAGGCTGTTGGTGTTTCAAATTACAATG AGAAGCGACTTCGAGATGCTTATGAGAAACTCAAGAAAAGAGGTATTCCACTAGCTTCAAACCAAGTGAATTACAGCCTCATATATAGAGCACCAGAAGAAAACGGTGTGAAGGACGCTTGTGATGAACTTGGAGTCACCTTAATTGCTTATGCACCTTTAGCTCAAG GCGTTCTAACGGGAAAGTATACAGCAACAAATCCTCCAATTGGCCCTCGATCCCTAATTTACTCTTCAGAGTTTGTAACAAAG CTTCAACCTTTGTTGAATCGGATAAGAGACATAGGAGAGAAGTACAATAAATCCCCCACGCAA ATGTAA